In the Hordeum vulgare subsp. vulgare chromosome 7H, MorexV3_pseudomolecules_assembly, whole genome shotgun sequence genome, one interval contains:
- the LOC123409122 gene encoding putative protein phosphatase 2C 24, whose product MEGSEEIQQTLSEIDRRTPDALRSSFHLGYRSPSSSSKYPDMDAFIASVLPSPTTTRTSIGVADPGVIGVADGVSAYSAKGVDAGAFSRSLMTSAHQDALETAPRPICPYTLLQRACEGVASSDIGFAVLRGGAIVHRSRAQLARFNCPLQLTAKGVDFITQAEVGETLVRDGDIVVVATDGLFDNMFDAELERVVRMGTVLGFSPKNMADIIVGIAYEMSWSKDKDSPFSVGYRNHTGSQRCGGKEDDITVVVAFVVSTQLAGVDKVEDDDAASNSNWMDQVKRSKSAYQLEDVLLPSLAAKSDSEQSENRRNTLRRSNSGPISRATGRWY is encoded by the exons ATGGAGGGGAGCGAGGAGATCCAGCAAACCCTAAGCGAGATCGACAGACGAACCCCGGATGCCCTCCGCTCTTCGTTCCATCTCGGCTACCGATCTCCCTCGTCTTCAAGCAAGTACCCAGACATGGACGCCTTCATCGCCTCCGTGCTGCCGTCGC CGACCACGACGCGCACTTCGATCGGGGTTGCCGACCCCGGCGTCATCGGCGTGGCTGACGGCGTCAGCGCGTACAGCGCGAAAGGCGTTGACGCGGGCGCCTTCTCTCGGAGCCTCATGACGAGCGCCCACCAAGACGCGCTCGAGACGGCGCCCAGGCCCATCTGCCCCTACACGCTGCTGCAACGGGCCTGCGAGGGCGTGGCCTCGTCGGACAT CGGCTTCGCCGTGCTCCGCGGCGGCGCGATCGTGCACCGCTCGCGGGCGCAGCTGGCCCGCTTCAACTGCCCGCTCCAGCTCACCGCCAAGGGCGTCGACTTCATCACCCAAGCGGAGGTGGGCGAGACCCTGGTGAGGGACGGCGACATCGTGGTGGTGGCCACGGACGGGCTATTCGACAACATGTTCGACGCGGAACTCGAGCGCGTCGTACGGATGGGCACTGTGTTGGGCTTCTCGCCTAAGAACATGGCGGACATCATTGTCGGCATCGCCTACGAGATGTCGTGGAGCAAAGACAAGGACTCGCCCTTCAGCGTCGGTTACCGGAATCACACGGGGAGTCAACGGTGTGGCGGGAAGGAGGATGACATCACCGTCGTCGTTGCCTTCGTCGTCTCCACTCAGCTAGCGGGCGTGGACAAGgttgaagatgatgatgcagcTTCAAATTCTAACTGGATGGATCAAGTCAAGAGGAGCAAAAGTGCATACCAACTTGAGGACGTACTTTTACCATCTCTTGCTGCAAAAAGCGATTCCGAGCAAAGTGAAAATCGACGTAATACATTGCGGCGTTCCAATTCCGGACCGATTTCTCGTGCCACAGGTCGTTGGTATTAG